A genomic stretch from Arachis stenosperma cultivar V10309 chromosome 3, arast.V10309.gnm1.PFL2, whole genome shotgun sequence includes:
- the LOC130968161 gene encoding uncharacterized protein LOC130968161, translating to MEEEARMYRLNGVAHVAGFIDQEPTRVISGVRRQQNMPLHDRIIPYLETADLYHLARLNSQWFWVDEPLLSAFIERWRPETHTFHMPFGECTVTLEDVAYQLDLPIDCEPEWVP from the exons ATGGAAGAAGAAGCTCGCATGTACCGGTTAAATGGCGTCGCGCATGTGGCTGGATTTATCGACCAAGAG CCTACTAGAGTTATTAGCGGTGTGAGGAGACAACAGAATATGCCTTTACACGACCGTATCATACCGTATCTGGAAACCGCGGACTTGTATCATTTGGCTAGGCTGAACAGTCAGTGGTTCTGGGTTGATGAGCCTCTACTTAGTGCATTCATTGAGAGGTGGCGTCCTGAGACCCACACCTTTCACATGCCCTTTGGGGAGTGTACGGTCACCTTGGAAGACGTGGCCTATCAGCTGGATTTACCGATTGATTGTGAGCCTGAGTGGGTGCCTTAG
- the LOC130970303 gene encoding protein LIGHT-DEPENDENT SHORT HYPOCOTYLS 10-like: MSSTEQPQPQPLSRYESQKRRDWNTFGQYLKNQSPPVSLSHCNYNHVLDFLRYLDQFGKTKVHLHACIFFGHPSPPAPCACPLRQAWGSLDALIGRLRAAYEEHGGSPDTNPFGGGAIRLYLREVKDCQSKARGIPYNKKKKKQHHQLRLKATAPTIAKLPFKDFTS, encoded by the coding sequence ATGTCCTCCACTGAACAGCCCCAGCCGCAGCCGCTGAGCCGCTACGAGTCTCAGAAGCGGCGAGACTGGAACACGTTCGGCCAATACCTGAAGAACCAGTCACCTCCTGTCTCACTCTCCCACTGCAACTACAACCACGTTCTCGACTTCCTCCGCTACCTCGACCAGTTCGGCAAAACCAAAGTTCACCTACACGCTTGCATCTTCTTCGGCCACCCCTCTCCTCCCGCTCCTTGCGCCTGCCCCCTCCGCCAGGCTTGGGGCAGCCTCGACGCTCTCATCGGACGCCTCCGCGCCGCCTACGAGGAGCACGGCGGATCCCCCGACACCAACCCCTTCGGAGGCGGAGCCATCCGCCTCTACCTGCGTGAGGTCAAGGACTGCCAATCCAAGGCCAGAGGGATCCCTtacaacaagaagaagaaaaagcagcaCCACCAACTTCGCCTTAAGGCCACCGCTCCTACTATTGCAAAACTACCTTTCAAGGATTTCACTTCTTGA